From the Inediibacterium massiliense genome, the window AAGGGGAGAAAGTCATGAAAACACTCATTATTTATTATTCACTAGAAGGAAATACCCGTCAAATGGCGGAGTGGATTCAAAAAGAGACAGGGGGAGAGCTTCTAGAATTAAAGCCAAAGAAAGATATTCCTTCTAAAGGATTTATGAGGTATGTAAAGGGTGGAAAACAAGTATTATTGAAGCAAAAGCCTGATTTATATTCTATTCATCAAAATATAGATGAGTATGACTATATCTATATGGGTACCCCTGTATGGGCTGGATCTTTTGTACCTGCTTTTTTAACATTGTTTTCTATGGTACATATAAAGAATAAAAAAATAGCTTTATTTTGTACGAATAAAAGAAGCTGCGGAAATACATTTGATCATTTCAAAAAAGCTTTGGAAGGAAATCATATTGTAGGAGAGTTAGATTGTAAGGACCCTGTAGAGAATGAAACGAATAAAAAGAATGTTTTACAATGGGTAAAATCAATGG encodes:
- a CDS encoding flavodoxin family protein, whose protein sequence is MKTLIIYYSLEGNTRQMAEWIQKETGGELLELKPKKDIPSKGFMRYVKGGKQVLLKQKPDLYSIHQNIDEYDYIYMGTPVWAGSFVPAFLTLFSMVHIKNKKIALFCTNKRSCGNTFDHFKKALEGNHIVGELDCKDPVENETNKKNVLQWVKSMDWGN